Proteins encoded together in one Schumannella luteola window:
- the thiM gene encoding hydroxyethylthiazole kinase: MNAVLSSTLPPHAALLALRERAPLVQCVTNAVVTNFTANVLLALGAAPAMSDLPGEAGVFAGVADGSLVNLGTPTPVQADGAREVVAATRRWVLDPVAVGALPVRTALAHELLESRPAIIRGNASEVLSLAGAGAGGRGVDSVDGPDAARAAAIHLALATGSVVAVSGEIDLVTDGREIVRVPGGDVLLTKVTGGGCSLGATMAAFLGVTDALSAAVAASLVHAIAAERAAARATGPGSFATAFLDELAALEPRDLELAESRLVRTAADVTAEVAAEVTL, translated from the coding sequence ATGAACGCTGTTCTGTCATCGACCCTGCCGCCGCACGCGGCCCTGCTGGCGCTGCGTGAGCGCGCGCCGCTGGTGCAGTGCGTCACGAACGCCGTGGTCACGAACTTCACCGCCAACGTGCTGCTCGCGCTCGGCGCCGCGCCCGCGATGAGCGACCTGCCGGGCGAGGCGGGGGTGTTCGCGGGAGTCGCCGACGGCAGCCTGGTGAACCTCGGCACCCCGACGCCGGTGCAGGCCGACGGCGCCCGCGAGGTCGTCGCGGCGACCCGGCGCTGGGTGCTCGACCCGGTCGCGGTCGGCGCGCTGCCGGTGCGCACGGCGCTCGCGCACGAGCTGCTCGAGTCGCGGCCGGCGATCATCCGCGGCAACGCGTCCGAGGTCCTGTCGCTCGCCGGAGCCGGCGCGGGCGGGCGCGGGGTCGACTCGGTCGACGGTCCGGATGCGGCGCGCGCCGCCGCCATCCACCTCGCCCTCGCGACCGGCAGCGTCGTCGCGGTGTCGGGCGAGATCGACCTCGTCACCGACGGCCGCGAGATCGTGCGCGTGCCCGGCGGCGACGTGCTGCTGACGAAGGTGACGGGCGGCGGATGCTCACTGGGCGCGACGATGGCGGCCTTCCTGGGCGTGACGGATGCGCTGTCTGCTGCGGTCGCCGCGTCGCTCGTGCACGCGATCGCGGCCGAGCGCGCGGCTGCCCGGGCGACCGGGCCCGGATCGTTCGCGACGGCGTTCCTCGACGAGCTGGCGGCGCTCGAGCCGCGCGATCTCGAGCTGGCCGAGTCGAGGCTCGTGCGCACCGCGGCGGACGTGACCGCCGAGGTCGCGGCGGAGGTGACGCTGTGA
- a CDS encoding YajQ family cyclic di-GMP-binding protein, producing MADSSFDIVSKVDHMEAQNAVGQAQKEIAQRYDFKGVGASIEWSGEEKILLKASAEERVKAVLEVLEAKFIKRGIGIRSLDEGDPYASGKEYRIEVGLKNGISSEDAKKISKIIRDEAPKSVKSQIQGDELRVQSKSRDDLQSVIALLKGKDLDVALQFVNMR from the coding sequence ATGGCTGATTCCTCTTTCGACATCGTGAGCAAGGTCGACCACATGGAGGCCCAGAACGCGGTCGGGCAGGCGCAGAAGGAGATCGCGCAGCGCTACGACTTCAAGGGCGTCGGTGCGTCGATCGAGTGGTCGGGCGAGGAGAAGATCCTGCTCAAGGCGAGCGCCGAAGAGCGCGTGAAGGCCGTGCTCGAGGTTCTCGAGGCGAAGTTCATCAAGCGCGGCATCGGCATCCGCTCGCTCGACGAGGGCGACCCCTACGCGAGCGGCAAGGAGTACCGCATCGAGGTCGGGCTGAAGAACGGCATCTCGAGCGAGGATGCGAAGAAGATCTCGAAGATCATCCGCGACGAGGCGCCGAAGAGCGTCAAGAGCCAGATCCAGGGCGACGAACTGCGCGTGCAGTCGAAGAGCCGCGACGACCTCCAGTCGGTCATCGCGCTGCTCAAGGGCAAGGACCTCGACGTCGCCCTGCAGTTCGTCAACATGCGCTGA
- a CDS encoding VOC family protein translates to MAEITLSGDRITGRGTSLNPFVLLDDAHGFIGFATAVFGAHEVEQARTATPGGLLIHAELRLGDALLLLADRQPGWPPRPGLLQLWIDDASEVITRAEPHGATVVTPPTPFYGSLTLARLLDPWGNLWWLYEPVPGQPDPRPAWEGGDDTVFRTLDEHLRASGG, encoded by the coding sequence ATGGCCGAGATCACGCTCTCCGGCGACCGGATCACCGGACGAGGCACCTCCCTCAACCCCTTCGTGCTACTCGACGACGCACACGGGTTCATCGGCTTCGCCACCGCCGTCTTCGGCGCGCACGAGGTCGAGCAGGCTCGCACCGCGACGCCGGGCGGGCTGCTCATCCACGCCGAGCTGCGACTCGGCGACGCACTGCTGCTGCTCGCCGACCGACAACCCGGCTGGCCGCCACGCCCGGGGCTGCTGCAGCTCTGGATCGACGACGCCTCGGAGGTCATCACGCGTGCCGAGCCGCACGGCGCGACGGTCGTGACGCCGCCGACTCCGTTCTACGGATCGCTCACGCTCGCGCGCCTGCTCGACCCGTGGGGCAACCTGTGGTGGCTCTACGAACCCGTGCCCGGCCAGCCGGATCCGCGCCCGGCCTGGGAGGGCGGCGACGACACCGTCTTCCGCACCCTCGACGAGCACCTGCGCGCGAGCGGCGGCTGA
- a CDS encoding XRE family transcriptional regulator, which translates to MADEPIERTLAGVGERLRRLRVNRNLTLADVSAATSISTSTLSRLESGSRRPALELLLPLAREYGVPLDDLVGAPPTGDPRIHIRPVRHGGRTILPLGRGANGVQAVKFVLPGATAREVEKHREHHGWEWLYVLQGHLRLVLDDEEFVLGSGEAAEFDCRTPHWLGSADGETVEFLGLFDAEGRRVHGVPPVAAAVPVPAPSSDADGSGGPDDAEAATPEA; encoded by the coding sequence ATGGCGGACGAGCCCATCGAACGCACCCTCGCGGGAGTGGGCGAGCGCCTGCGCCGACTCCGCGTCAACCGCAACCTCACGCTCGCCGACGTCTCCGCGGCGACCTCCATCTCGACCAGCACGCTCTCGCGGCTGGAATCCGGATCGCGACGCCCCGCGCTCGAGCTGCTGCTGCCGCTCGCGCGGGAGTACGGGGTGCCGCTCGACGATCTGGTGGGGGCGCCGCCGACCGGCGATCCGCGCATCCACATCCGCCCCGTGCGACACGGCGGCCGCACGATCCTGCCGCTCGGCCGCGGCGCGAACGGCGTGCAGGCGGTCAAGTTCGTGCTGCCCGGTGCCACCGCCCGCGAGGTCGAGAAGCACCGCGAGCATCACGGATGGGAGTGGCTCTACGTGCTGCAGGGTCACCTGCGGCTCGTGCTCGACGACGAGGAGTTCGTGCTCGGCTCGGGCGAGGCGGCCGAGTTCGACTGCCGCACCCCCCACTGGCTGGGCAGCGCCGACGGCGAGACGGTCGAGTTCCTGGGGCTGTTCGACGCGGAGGGCCGCCGCGTGCACGGGGTGCCTCCGGTCGCGGCCGCGGTGCCGGTGCCGGCTCCGTCGAGCGACGCGGACGGCTCCGGCGGGCCGGACGACGCCGAGGCGGCGACGCCCGAGGCCTGA
- a CDS encoding endonuclease/exonuclease/phosphatase family protein encodes MTAQPEASAAAAPATSAVPAAAAAPAAAASGAPTSAPPLRVATANVRIPVDEGTASWAARGELLARVLRESGAHVIGVQELRSGPALDLLSWMPGTAWFGRDRHGGHDDEHVGLLYRSERVELLDGGDFWLSDTPDAPGSITWGNLYPRMVTWARFRDSLAAGDSGADRSADGNRGGATRDPAEFLVAVTHLPYRAEDEPARLRSAQLIGERLSAIAASPAAAAAGIPIVLLGDMNVQPDGAVHAALTSEIGFEDARLAPAPATHAGPDGTFHGFTGDAEPPTGEGRIDWILQRGFTVTATATLDAHAEADSGPAAGTIWPSDHFPVAADLIRSRCTAAVALPVGRR; translated from the coding sequence ATGACCGCTCAGCCCGAGGCCTCCGCCGCAGCCGCGCCCGCGACCTCCGCCGTCCCTGCTGCAGCCGCCGCCCCGGCCGCCGCCGCTTCGGGCGCTCCGACCAGTGCCCCACCGCTGCGGGTCGCGACCGCGAATGTGCGCATCCCGGTCGACGAGGGCACGGCGTCGTGGGCAGCCCGCGGCGAGCTGCTCGCCCGGGTGCTGCGCGAGAGCGGTGCACACGTGATCGGCGTGCAGGAGCTGCGCAGCGGGCCCGCGCTCGACCTGCTGAGCTGGATGCCCGGCACGGCCTGGTTCGGGCGCGACCGCCACGGCGGCCACGACGACGAGCACGTCGGCCTGCTCTACCGCTCCGAGCGCGTCGAGCTTCTCGACGGCGGCGACTTCTGGCTGTCGGACACGCCGGATGCCCCCGGCAGCATCACCTGGGGCAACCTCTACCCGCGCATGGTGACCTGGGCGCGGTTCCGCGACAGTCTCGCCGCGGGCGACAGCGGCGCAGACCGCAGCGCCGACGGCAACCGCGGCGGCGCGACTCGCGATCCGGCGGAGTTCCTCGTCGCTGTCACGCACCTTCCCTACCGTGCCGAGGACGAGCCCGCGCGCCTCCGCTCGGCGCAGCTCATCGGCGAACGGCTGAGCGCGATTGCCGCGTCGCCCGCCGCGGCCGCCGCGGGCATCCCGATCGTGCTGCTCGGCGACATGAACGTGCAGCCCGACGGCGCGGTGCACGCCGCGCTGACGTCCGAGATCGGCTTCGAGGATGCGCGCCTCGCGCCCGCCCCGGCGACGCACGCCGGCCCTGACGGCACCTTCCACGGCTTCACCGGCGACGCCGAGCCGCCGACCGGCGAGGGTCGCATCGACTGGATCCTGCAGCGCGGCTTCACCGTCACCGCCACGGCGACCCTCGACGCCCACGCCGAGGCCGACTCCGGCCCCGCGGCCGGCACCATCTGGCCGAGCGACCATTTCCCCGTCGCCGCCGACCTCATCCGGTCCCGGTGCACCGCCGCAGTCGCCCTCCCGGTCGGTCGCCGCTGA
- the thiE gene encoding thiamine phosphate synthase encodes MSGWDLRLQLVTDERVERQRLLRAVGAAVDAGAGVVQLRAKGASAREQLGLLGELDAVIGGRAALIVNDRLDVALAGRDAGLRVAGVHLGQSDVPPTTARRLLGTEALVGWTADTADHFAAAAALPAGTLDYLGVGVIHPTATKPGHPPALGVEGFRALAAVAPLPCVAIGGVTEVDAGSLTAAGAAGVAVVSRICAADDPASAARAIADAVGIER; translated from the coding sequence GTGAGTGGGTGGGACCTGCGCCTGCAGCTCGTGACCGACGAGCGCGTCGAGCGGCAGCGACTGCTGCGCGCGGTCGGCGCCGCGGTCGACGCGGGCGCCGGCGTCGTGCAGCTGCGGGCCAAGGGCGCCAGCGCCCGCGAGCAGCTCGGCCTGCTCGGCGAGCTGGACGCGGTGATCGGCGGCCGCGCGGCCCTCATCGTGAACGACCGTCTCGACGTCGCCCTCGCCGGGCGGGATGCGGGGCTCCGCGTCGCCGGCGTGCACCTCGGCCAGAGCGACGTGCCGCCGACCACCGCGCGTCGACTGCTCGGGACGGAGGCCCTCGTCGGCTGGACCGCCGACACCGCCGATCACTTTGCCGCCGCGGCCGCCCTGCCCGCCGGCACGCTCGACTACCTGGGCGTGGGCGTCATCCACCCGACCGCGACGAAGCCGGGGCATCCGCCGGCACTCGGCGTCGAGGGCTTCCGCGCACTGGCCGCGGTCGCACCGCTACCCTGCGTCGCGATCGGCGGTGTGACCGAGGTGGATGCGGGCTCGCTCACCGCGGCGGGCGCGGCCGGGGTCGCGGTCGTGTCGCGCATCTGCGCCGCCGACGATCCGGCGAGCGCGGCGCGGGCGATCGCCGACGCGGTCGGGATCGAACGATGA
- a CDS encoding GNAT family N-acetyltransferase, producing MSSVPLEIRVDDLSGGATRELIEFHLAGMHDGSPTESIHALDLDGLRAPGMTVWSAWSGERIAGIGALKRFGGADGSEDRGELKSMRVADDFRGTGVGRAILRHIVAEAQACGTRSLWLETGAGESFVPAHRLYASEGFVDCGPFADYRPDPLSIFMTREL from the coding sequence GTGAGCAGCGTGCCCCTCGAGATCCGTGTCGACGACCTCAGCGGCGGCGCGACGCGTGAGCTGATCGAATTCCATCTGGCTGGGATGCATGACGGCTCGCCGACCGAGAGCATCCACGCCCTCGACCTCGACGGGCTGCGTGCTCCCGGCATGACGGTCTGGTCGGCCTGGTCAGGGGAGCGGATCGCGGGGATCGGCGCGCTCAAGCGCTTCGGCGGCGCCGATGGGAGCGAGGATCGTGGCGAGCTCAAGTCGATGCGGGTCGCCGACGACTTCCGCGGAACAGGCGTCGGCCGCGCGATCCTGCGCCACATCGTCGCCGAGGCGCAGGCGTGCGGCACCCGCAGCCTGTGGCTCGAGACCGGCGCCGGCGAGAGCTTCGTGCCCGCGCACCGCCTCTACGCGAGCGAGGGCTTCGTCGACTGCGGGCCCTTCGCCGACTACCGCCCCGACCCGCTGTCGATCTTCATGACCCGCGAACTCTGA
- a CDS encoding N-acetylglucosamine kinase — MARYLGIDGGGTKTAFLLIDENGATLAESRQRTSYYFGSERGIDLVGDVLAEGLADITAQSGIVAADLDFVFYAIPGYGEASADVPVLDAIPRRILGHDRVRSGNDMISGWAGSLGGADGINVVAGTGSIAYGERAGRGHRVGGWSELFGDEGSAYWIATRALGAFSRMADGRLPRGPLHELMRERLGVTDDLDAIGVVVDDWSAERGRIADLSKVATAAADAGDAAALRILHDAQGELVALVTATRVGLEAPDDETIAVSYSGGVFSAPGFLDGFAQQLAATGVPFDLRAPLHDPSVGAALYARKLGLAAAQRG, encoded by the coding sequence ATGGCGCGTTATCTCGGCATCGACGGCGGCGGCACGAAGACCGCGTTCCTGCTGATCGACGAGAACGGGGCGACGCTCGCGGAGTCACGCCAGCGCACCAGCTACTACTTCGGCTCGGAGCGCGGCATCGACCTCGTCGGCGACGTTCTCGCCGAGGGGCTCGCCGACATCACCGCGCAGAGCGGCATCGTGGCGGCCGACCTCGACTTCGTGTTCTACGCGATCCCCGGCTACGGCGAGGCGAGCGCCGACGTGCCCGTGCTCGACGCGATCCCCCGCCGCATCCTCGGGCATGACCGCGTGCGCTCGGGCAACGACATGATCAGCGGATGGGCCGGCTCACTCGGCGGCGCCGACGGCATCAACGTCGTCGCCGGCACCGGGTCGATCGCCTACGGCGAGCGCGCCGGCCGCGGGCACCGCGTCGGCGGCTGGAGCGAGCTCTTCGGCGACGAGGGCTCGGCCTACTGGATCGCGACCCGCGCGCTCGGCGCCTTCAGCCGCATGGCCGACGGGCGACTCCCCCGGGGTCCGTTGCACGAGCTCATGCGCGAACGCCTCGGCGTGACCGACGACCTGGATGCGATCGGCGTCGTCGTCGACGACTGGTCGGCTGAGCGCGGGCGCATCGCCGATCTGTCGAAGGTCGCGACCGCGGCGGCGGACGCCGGGGATGCGGCGGCACTGCGGATCCTGCACGACGCGCAGGGCGAACTGGTCGCACTGGTCACCGCGACCCGCGTCGGGCTGGAGGCGCCCGACGACGAGACGATCGCCGTGTCGTACTCGGGCGGGGTGTTCTCGGCTCCGGGATTCCTCGACGGCTTCGCGCAGCAGCTCGCGGCGACCGGAGTTCCGTTCGACCTGCGAGCCCCGCTGCACGACCCCTCGGTCGGCGCCGCCCTCTACGCGCGCAAGCTCGGGCTGGCGGCCGCGCAGCGGGGCTGA
- the cls gene encoding cardiolipin synthase, giving the protein MREGLVGWITLLVLIALILIDLGARIAALVVIPRNRRPQTAMAWLLAISLLPYIGILIFLLFGSHRLPRRRRQKQREINQYIVEQTEGIEKVTESDPWPPWLGPIVELNRTLGAMPLVGGNRAELFDDNARSLAAMTEDIGRARHLIHCEFYILSLDSTTEPFFQALEDAVARGVKVRVLLDHLGNFKYPGFGRTKRRLTAMGADWHLMLPVQPLKGHWRRPDLRNHRKLLVIDGEIGWTGSQNVIETPYQVRKNHRRGLHWKDFMSRFEGPIVAGIDALFVTDWYSETDVLLEREAADARDTVHGPMDCQVVPSGPGFPGENNLRLFNSLLYAAKHKAIVVSPYFVPDDSMLYAITTAAQSGVEVQLFVSEIGDQFFVFHAQRSYYEALLRAGVRIFLYAAPTILHAKHMTIDDEVSVIGSSNMDMRSFTLDLEISVMIRDRDYTQRLRAVEDDYRAHSREITLDEWMARPLRHRVLDNFARLTAALQ; this is encoded by the coding sequence ATGCGCGAGGGTCTGGTCGGATGGATCACGCTGCTCGTGCTGATCGCGCTCATCCTCATCGACCTGGGGGCGCGCATCGCGGCGCTCGTCGTGATCCCGCGCAACCGCCGACCCCAGACGGCGATGGCCTGGCTGCTGGCGATCTCGCTGCTGCCGTACATCGGCATCCTGATCTTCCTGCTGTTCGGCTCGCACCGGCTGCCCCGCCGTCGCCGGCAGAAGCAGCGCGAGATCAACCAGTACATCGTCGAGCAGACCGAGGGCATCGAGAAGGTCACCGAGAGCGACCCCTGGCCGCCGTGGCTCGGGCCGATCGTCGAGCTCAACCGCACCCTCGGAGCGATGCCGCTGGTCGGCGGCAACCGGGCCGAGCTGTTCGACGACAACGCCCGCTCGCTCGCCGCGATGACGGAGGACATCGGGCGGGCGCGCCACCTCATCCACTGCGAGTTCTACATCCTCAGCCTCGACAGCACGACCGAGCCCTTCTTCCAGGCGCTCGAGGATGCGGTGGCACGCGGCGTGAAGGTGCGGGTGCTGCTCGACCACCTGGGCAACTTCAAGTACCCCGGGTTCGGCCGCACCAAGCGGCGCCTGACCGCGATGGGCGCCGACTGGCACCTCATGCTGCCCGTGCAGCCGCTCAAGGGGCACTGGCGCCGGCCCGACCTGCGCAACCACCGCAAGCTGCTCGTGATCGACGGCGAGATCGGCTGGACCGGCTCGCAGAACGTGATCGAGACCCCCTACCAAGTGCGCAAGAACCACCGCCGCGGCCTGCACTGGAAAGACTTCATGTCGCGCTTCGAAGGGCCGATCGTCGCCGGAATCGACGCGCTCTTCGTGACCGACTGGTACAGCGAGACGGATGTGCTGCTCGAGCGCGAGGCGGCCGACGCCCGCGACACGGTGCACGGCCCAATGGACTGCCAGGTCGTGCCGAGCGGACCCGGCTTCCCCGGCGAGAACAACCTGCGCCTGTTCAACTCGCTGCTCTACGCGGCGAAGCACAAGGCCATCGTCGTCAGCCCCTACTTCGTACCCGACGACTCCATGCTCTACGCCATCACGACCGCCGCGCAGTCGGGCGTCGAGGTGCAGCTGTTCGTGTCGGAGATCGGCGATCAGTTCTTCGTGTTCCACGCGCAGCGCAGCTACTACGAGGCGCTGCTGCGCGCGGGCGTGCGCATCTTCCTCTACGCCGCGCCGACCATCCTGCACGCCAAGCACATGACCATCGACGACGAGGTGTCGGTCATCGGCTCGAGCAACATGGACATGCGCTCGTTCACCCTCGACCTCGAGATCTCGGTCATGATCCGCGACCGCGACTACACGCAGCGCCTGCGCGCCGTCGAAGACGACTACCGCGCGCACAGCCGCGAGATCACCCTCGACGAGTGGATGGCGCGGCCGCTGCGCCACCGCGTGCTCGACAACTTCGCCCGCCTCACCGCGGCGCTGCAGTAG
- a CDS encoding bifunctional hydroxymethylpyrimidine kinase/phosphomethylpyrimidine kinase: MTAAPVHAAPAPSAPRVLSIAGTDPTGGAGIQADLKTIGALGGYGMAVVTALVAQNTRGVRGVHVPDVGFLVEQLDAVSDDVAIDAVKLGMLHSTPLIDAVSEWLGPVRPPVVVLDPVMVATSGDRLLDAAAERAVRELCRQVDLITPNLAELAVLVSTDSARVARARTWAEAVTQARHLATTTGTTVLLKGGHLDGEDCPDAIVTASAVGEVPGRRVATTNTHGTGCSLSSAMATLAAEQLRLAPGTEVDWVAALRAAKDWLTGALEHGAALQVGEGNGPLDHFHATRAALRAVADADADIDADPLDWAAQQWTATAALRAEVDALDFLVGLRDGTLDERAFRWYLAQDALYLGRYARVLARASALAPTADEQVFWARSAASALEEEASLHRARLGDDPDAHPEPSATTLAYVNHLAASADSYGELVAALLPCFWLYSDVGIRLAEANREGHPFGDWLGAYGDPTFAAATAEAIAIADRAAAATGAAERGRMRTAFARSMQHERDFFAVPTTAVGGA, from the coding sequence ATGACCGCCGCCCCGGTCCACGCTGCCCCTGCCCCGTCCGCCCCGCGCGTGCTGAGCATCGCCGGAACCGACCCGACCGGCGGCGCCGGCATCCAGGCCGACCTGAAGACGATCGGCGCACTCGGCGGCTACGGCATGGCCGTCGTCACCGCGCTCGTCGCGCAGAACACGCGCGGAGTGCGCGGTGTTCACGTGCCCGACGTCGGCTTCCTGGTCGAGCAGCTGGATGCGGTCAGCGACGACGTCGCGATCGACGCCGTGAAGCTCGGGATGCTGCACTCGACCCCGCTGATCGACGCGGTGAGCGAGTGGCTGGGCCCGGTGCGTCCGCCGGTCGTCGTGCTCGACCCGGTCATGGTCGCGACGAGCGGCGACCGCCTGCTCGACGCCGCCGCGGAGCGGGCCGTGCGCGAGCTCTGCCGACAGGTCGACCTGATCACGCCGAACCTCGCCGAGCTCGCCGTGCTCGTGAGCACCGACAGCGCCCGCGTCGCCCGCGCCCGCACCTGGGCCGAGGCGGTCACGCAGGCGCGTCACCTCGCGACGACGACCGGCACGACCGTGCTGCTCAAGGGCGGCCACCTCGACGGCGAGGACTGCCCGGATGCGATCGTCACCGCATCCGCCGTCGGCGAGGTGCCCGGGCGACGGGTCGCGACGACGAACACGCACGGAACCGGATGCTCGCTCTCGTCGGCCATGGCGACGCTGGCGGCCGAGCAGCTGCGGCTCGCGCCCGGCACGGAGGTCGACTGGGTCGCGGCGCTGCGTGCGGCGAAGGACTGGCTGACCGGCGCGCTCGAACACGGAGCGGCGCTGCAGGTGGGCGAGGGCAACGGGCCGCTCGACCACTTCCACGCGACGCGCGCGGCGCTGCGGGCGGTTGCGGACGCGGACGCCGACATCGACGCCGATCCGCTCGACTGGGCCGCCCAGCAGTGGACCGCCACCGCCGCCCTGCGCGCCGAGGTCGACGCGCTCGACTTCCTCGTCGGGCTGCGCGACGGCACGCTCGACGAGCGCGCGTTCCGCTGGTACCTGGCGCAGGACGCGCTCTACCTGGGGCGGTACGCCCGCGTGCTGGCGCGCGCGAGCGCGCTGGCGCCGACCGCCGACGAGCAGGTGTTCTGGGCGCGCAGCGCCGCATCCGCGCTCGAGGAGGAGGCGTCGCTGCACCGCGCCCGCCTCGGCGACGACCCGGATGCGCACCCCGAGCCGAGCGCGACGACCCTCGCCTATGTGAATCACCTCGCGGCCTCGGCCGACTCCTACGGCGAGCTCGTCGCGGCCCTGCTGCCCTGCTTCTGGCTCTACAGCGACGTCGGCATCCGGCTCGCCGAGGCGAATCGCGAGGGGCATCCCTTCGGCGACTGGCTCGGCGCCTACGGTGATCCGACCTTCGCGGCGGCGACGGCCGAGGCGATCGCGATCGCCGACCGGGCCGCCGCCGCGACCGGGGCGGCGGAGCGCGGGCGGATGCGCACGGCCTTCGCCCGGTCGATGCAGCACGAGCGCGACTTCTTCGCCGTGCCGACGACCGCGGTCGGCGGCGCCTGA
- a CDS encoding NAD(P)/FAD-dependent oxidoreductase, whose amino-acid sequence MNPPESPIAASPDRIPTAAPAPLARDVAPLADADAAERWDAVVIGGGAAGLNAALMLVRSRRRVLVVDAGAPRNRFADGVHGLIGREGVNPLDLVAQGRTEIESYGGVVRAGGVTAVSGSDGDFVVEAHAVDDAGSADAGAASSTAPIRLAARQIVVATGVSDALPDIPGIAEQWGRGVVHCPYCHGWEVRDQRIAVLAEVPAAAVHQAQLFRQLSADVVVLQHSSAPFDEVDARGLAARGIRVVPGEVVELVSDGGADAASPDARVIGARLADGALVSFDALVVASVPVAHLDFLAPLGLRAETHPMGRGEQLPATPFGVTAVPGVWVAGNATDIMAQVGAAASAGAMVGAQVNAALVATEVREAVERAEV is encoded by the coding sequence GTGAATCCTCCCGAGAGCCCGATCGCCGCCAGCCCTGACCGCATCCCGACCGCCGCCCCGGCGCCGCTCGCGCGCGACGTCGCCCCGCTGGCCGACGCCGACGCCGCCGAGCGCTGGGATGCCGTCGTGATCGGCGGCGGGGCCGCCGGACTCAACGCGGCGCTCATGCTCGTGCGCTCGCGCCGACGGGTGCTCGTCGTCGACGCCGGAGCCCCGCGCAACCGCTTCGCCGACGGCGTGCACGGGCTGATCGGACGCGAGGGCGTGAACCCGCTCGACCTCGTCGCCCAGGGTCGAACCGAGATCGAGAGCTACGGCGGGGTCGTTCGCGCGGGAGGGGTGACGGCGGTCAGCGGCAGTGACGGCGACTTCGTGGTCGAGGCTCACGCCGTCGACGACGCGGGTTCCGCCGACGCGGGCGCGGCGTCATCCACCGCTCCGATCCGTCTCGCGGCCCGGCAGATCGTCGTCGCGACCGGTGTGAGCGACGCGCTGCCCGACATCCCCGGCATCGCCGAGCAGTGGGGCCGCGGCGTCGTGCACTGCCCGTACTGCCACGGCTGGGAGGTGCGCGACCAGCGCATCGCCGTGCTCGCCGAGGTGCCCGCGGCGGCCGTGCACCAGGCGCAGCTGTTCCGGCAGCTGAGCGCCGACGTGGTGGTACTGCAGCACAGCTCGGCGCCCTTCGACGAGGTGGATGCGCGGGGTCTCGCCGCGCGCGGCATCCGCGTCGTGCCGGGCGAGGTCGTCGAGCTCGTGAGCGATGGCGGTGCGGATGCGGCGAGCCCGGATGCCCGAGTCATCGGAGCGCGTCTCGCCGACGGGGCGCTCGTGTCGTTCGACGCACTCGTGGTGGCGTCGGTGCCGGTCGCGCACCTCGACTTCCTCGCGCCGCTCGGTCTGCGCGCCGAGACGCACCCGATGGGCCGCGGCGAGCAGCTGCCGGCGACGCCCTTCGGCGTGACGGCGGTTCCGGGTGTCTGGGTCGCCGGCAACGCGACCGACATCATGGCGCAGGTCGGCGCGGCTGCCTCCGCCGGCGCGATGGTCGGGGCGCAGGTCAACGCGGCGCTCGTGGCGACCGAGGTGCGCGAGGCGGTCGAGCGGGCGGAGGTCTGA